A genome region from Coffea arabica cultivar ET-39 chromosome 7e, Coffea Arabica ET-39 HiFi, whole genome shotgun sequence includes the following:
- the LOC113701921 gene encoding inositol-3-phosphate synthase, whose amino-acid sequence MFIENFKVDSPNVKYSESEIHSVYNYETTELVHENRDGTYQWIVKPKSVQYEFRTDIHVPKLGVMLVGWGGNNGSTLTGGVIANREGISWATKDKVQQANYFGSLTQASSIRVGSFNGEEIYAPFKSLLPMVNPEDIVFGGWDISNLNLADAMARAKVLDIDLQKQLRPYMESMVPLPGIYDPDFIAANQGSRANNLIKGTKKEQVEQVIKDIREFKEKNKVDKIVVLWTANTERYSNVAVGLNDTTENLLAALDRNEAEISPSTLYAIACMYENVPFINGSPQNTFVPGLIDLAIKRNCLIGGDDFKSGQTKMKSVLVDFLVGAGIKPTSIVSYNHLGNNDGMNLSAPQTFRSKEISKSNVVDDMVASNGILYEPGEHPDHVVVIKYVPYVGDSKRAMDEYTSEIFMGGKSTIVLHNTCEDSLLAAPIILDLVLLAELSTRIQLKAEGEGKFHSFHPVATILSYLSKAPLVPPGTPVVNALSKQRAMLENILRACVGLAPENNMILEYK is encoded by the exons ATGTTTATCGAGAACTTTAAGGTTGACAGCCCCAATGTGAAGTACTCCGAGAGTGAGATTCACTCTGTTTATAACTATGAAACCACCGAACTTGTTCATGAGAACAGAGACGGTACTTATCAGTGGATTGTCAAGCCCAAATCTGTTCAATATGAATTCAGGACTGATATTCATGTCCCCAAATTAGG GGTTATGCTTGTGGGGTGGGGAGGGAACAATGGTTCAACTCTGACAGGAGGCGTCATTGCAAACAGGGA GGGAATTTCTTGGGCAACCAAGGACAAAGTGCAACAAGCAAATTACTTCGGCTCTCTTACCCAGGCATCTTCCATAAGGGTTGGATCCTTCAATGGAGAGGAGATCTATGCCCCATTCAAGAGCCTCCTTCCCATG GTCAACCCAGAAGACATTGTTTTTGGTGGGTGGGACATAAGCAACCTGAATTTGGCTGATGCCATGGCCAGGGCTAAGGTCTTAGATATTGATCTACAGAAACAATTGAGGCCCTACATGGAATCCATGGTCCCTCTCCCTGGTATCTATGACCCTGATTTCATTGCTGCTAATCAAGGCTCACGTGCTAACAACTTGATCAAAGGAACCAAGAAAGAACAAGTTGAACAAGTTATTAAGGATATTAG GGAGTTTAAGGAGAAGAACAAGGTGGACAAGATTGTTGTCTTATGGACCGCTAACACAGAGAGATACAGCAATGTTGCTGTTGGCCTTAATGACACGACGGAAAATCTTCTTGCTGCTTTGGACAGAAATGAGGCTGAGATTTCACCCTCCACCTTGTATGCTATAGCTTGCATGTATGAAAATGTCCCTTTTATAAACGGGAGCCCTCAGAACACCTTTGTCCCAG GTTTGATTGATTTGGCCATTAAGAGGAACTGTTTGATTGGTGGAGATGACTTCAAGAGTGGGCAGACAAAGATGAAATCTGTGCTTGTTGATTTCCTTGTGGGGGCTGGTATCAAG CCAACTTCAATTGTGAGCTACAACCATTTGGGGAACAATGACGGCATGAATCTTTCTGCCCCTCAAACTTTTAGGTCCAAGGAGATCTCCAAAAGCAATGTGGTGGATGACATGGTTGCCAGCAATGGTATCCTTTATGAACCTGGGGAGCACCCTGACCATGTTGTTGTCATTAAG TATGTGCCATATGTTGGAGACAGCAAGAGAGCCATGGATGAATACACATCAGAAATATTTATGGGGGGAAAGAGCACTATAGTGTTGCACAACACTTGTGAAGACTCTCTTTTGGCTGCTCCAATCATCTTGGATCTTGTCCTCCTTGCTGAACTTAGCACTCGCATTCAGCTCAAAGCTGAAGGAGAG GGAAAGTTCCACTCCTTCCACCCTGTGGCCACAATTCTCAGCTATCTCTCTAAAGCCCCTCTT GTACCACCAGGCACACCAGTGGTGAATGCACTTTCAAAACAGAGGGCAATGCTAGAGAACATATTGAGGGCTTGTGTTGGACTCGCACCAGAGAACAACATGATTTTGGAATATAAATGA
- the LOC113701469 gene encoding FCS-Like Zinc finger 5, giving the protein MLGKRARAPMRRTTSMTGITVDVGAGNMAMDAPASVDPQNPITSGDHGVPEGHVMVGPSAYDHRLTAPMLLSPRYFRRDPSADHHQPLETANFLRTCGLCNRRLAPGRDIYMYRGDSAFCSQECREQRMKQDERKEKYRMAASKKVEGHHNQYSELANSASESSSNSETVAAA; this is encoded by the exons ATGTTGGGGAAGCGTGCACGGGCACCTATGAGGAGAACAACAAGCATGACTGGGATCACCGTTGATGTAGGAGCTGGGAACATGGCCATGGATGCACCGGCATCTGTAGATCCTCAGAATCCAATCACTTCTGGTGATCATGGGGTCCCAGAAGGGCATGTGATGGTAGGACCAAGTGCATATGATCATCGTTTAACAGCTCCCATGTTGTTATCTCCCAGATATTTTAGGAGGGATCCGTCAGCTGATCATCATCAACCTTTGGAAACAGCTAATTTCTTGAGAACTTGTGGCTTGTGTAATCGCCGTTTGGCACCCGGCCGTGACATATACATGTACAG GGGTGATTCAGCATTTTGCAGTCAAGAATGCAGGGAGCAAAGGATGAAACaagatgaaagaaaagaaaagtatcGCATGGCAGCCTCAAAGAAAGTTGAAGGTCATCATAATCAGTATTCTGAGCTTGCTAACTCGGCCTCTGAATCCTCTAGCAATAGTGAGACAGTTGCTGCAGCTTGA